In one Moritella sp. 5 genomic region, the following are encoded:
- a CDS encoding LexA family transcriptional regulator translates to MNIIPISASAGITGFESPAAEYSQLRCTLDEILIEHPSSTFIGKACGDSMEGVGIFDGDLLIVDRHVTPRQHDIIVANLNGEFVCKLLDVRQRMLVSANDKIKPVFIHDLDSFSIEGVVIRSIRCHRPSYLLDDN, encoded by the coding sequence ATGAATATAATTCCAATCTCTGCAAGTGCTGGTATCACTGGTTTTGAAAGTCCTGCAGCTGAATATAGCCAGCTTAGATGTACCTTAGACGAAATTCTTATCGAGCACCCAAGCTCCACTTTCATTGGTAAAGCCTGTGGTGATTCAATGGAAGGTGTTGGTATTTTTGATGGTGACTTATTGATTGTTGATAGGCATGTTACGCCCAGGCAGCACGATATTATTGTTGCTAATTTAAATGGAGAGTTCGTTTGTAAGTTACTTGATGTTCGCCAACGTATGCTAGTGTCTGCAAATGATAAAATTAAACCTGTGTTCATTCATGATTTAGATTCTTTTAGCATTGAAGGGGTTGTTATACGCTCTATTCGTTGCCATCGCCCTAGCTATCTATTGGATGATAATTAG